TGGATGAAAAGGCATCCGGCGTCTATATCATCGCGGCGACGCCTTTCGGCGACGACGGCGAACTCGATCTGTACAGCGTCGACAGCCTGACCGACTTCTACCTTGAGAAAGGCGTCACCGGCTTCACCATCCTGGGCATGATGGGCGAGGCGCCCAAATTGAGCGAGGCCGAGACGACGACGGTCATGGAACGCATCCTAAAGCGCGTGAACGGCAGGGCGCCGGTCGTCGTCGGGGTCAGCCATTCCTCCAACCGCCACGTGCATCGCCTGTCGAACGAGGCGATGTCGCTCGGCGCGGCCGGCGTCATGGTGGCGCCCGCGCCGAACCTGAAGACCGACGAGCAGGTCCATGGCTACTACGCCGCGATCGCCGACCTGCTGGGCAAGGACATCCCGATCTGCCTGCAGGATTTCCCGCAGGCGACGGCGGTCCATACCTCGGTATCGGTCATCCATCGATTGATCGACGAATTCCCGCAGATCGTGATGCTCAAGCACGAGGACTTCCCGGGCATGCGCAAGCTGAGCCGGATCCGCAAGGAAAGCGAGGAGGAAGGGCGCCGGCGCATCAGCATACTGGTGGGAAACGGCGGGCTGTTCCTGCCCCAGGAGATGCTGCGGGGCGCGGACGGCGCGATGACGGGCTTCGCCTATCCCGAGATGCTCGTGCAGGTGTGCAAGCTGTTTGCCGACGGCAAGCCGGAAGAGGCGGAAAACCTGTTCAATATCTACCTGCCGCTGCTGCGCCATGAGTTCCAGTACGGCATCGGCCTGGCCTTGCGCAAGGAAACCCTGCGCCGCCGTGGCGCGATCCGGTCGGCGTTCGTGCGCAAGCCCGGTCCGGTGCTGGACGCGACGGACCAGGCGGAACTGACGCGCCTGATCGCGCGGCAAGACGCCGCCCTGACTTGAAAGGGAAGCCCACCCCCTACCCGCTTCGCGGGCCCCCTCAAGGGGGCGGCGTTGGCGGACCGGCAAAGCCGGCTCCGCTACGCCCTGGATGGGTACCGAGGCTTGCGCCCGGCTTTTTTCTTAAACAGCGGAAATTCGGAGATGATCATGAGCAAGACTCTGTATGTCATCAATCCAAACAGCAATACGGATGTCACCGCCGGGATCGACGCCGCGCTCGATCCCTTGAGAAGCGCCGATGCGCCCCGCATCGAGTGCGTCACGCTCGCGGAGGGGCCGCGGGGCATCCAGACCCAGGACGACGTGGACCGCGCCGCGGTCCTGGTGCGGCGTTTCGCGGAGGAGCATCGCCAGCAGGCCGCGGGCTTCGTCACGGCATGCTTCAGCGATCCGGGGCTGCATTCGATCCGGGAGATTCCCGACGTCCTTTCGCTGGGCATCAGCGAATGCGGCGTCCTCACGGCGATGACCATGGGGCTGCGGCTGGGCGTCATCGCCATCCTGGACATCTCCATCCCGCGGCACTTGCGAACCTGGGCGGCGATGGGCGTGCAGGACCGCGTCGTGGGCGAGCTGGCCATCGGCAGGACGGTGGCGGAGCTGGCCGATAGCGAGGCGACCCTGGAAGCGATGATACGCACCGGGAAAGCGCTGCGGGACACGCATCGCGCCGACGTCCTCGTGATGGGCTGCGCGGGCATGGCGCCCTACCGGCAACGCCTCCAGGATGCCGTCGGGCTGCCCGTGGTCGAACCCACGCAGGCGGCCGTCTCGATGGCGCTGGGCCGGCTGCGCCTGGGATGGTGACGGCATGACGTCCGCGACGCCCGCCGTCCGGCCGCGGTTCGAGGACAAGCTCCGTGCCATCGTGGGCGAGGCCGGCCTGGTGACGGCCGGGGACGAAAGAGAGCCGTACGAGATCGACTGGCTCAGGAAGTGGCGGGGCAGGGGCAGCGTCGTCGTCAGGCCGGGGACGACCGAAGAGGTCGCCCAGGTCATGCGCCTGTGCAACGAAGCGCGGATCCCCGTGGTGCCGCAAGGCGGGAATACGGGCATGAGCGGCGGCGCCACGCCGGACGACAGCGGGGCGCAGGTCATCCTGAGCACCACGCGCCTGCGCGCCGTCAGGGAAGTGGACCCGCTGAACAACACGATCACCGTCGAGGCCGGCGTGCCGTTGGCCCGCGTCCAGGAAGAGGCCGACGGCGTGAACCGCTTTTTCCCGCTCAGCCTGGGGTCGGAGGGAAGCTGCACGATAGGCGGCAACCTGGCGACGAACGCGGGCGGCATCGCCGTCCTCAAATATGGCAACACCCGCGACCTGGCGCTGGGCCTGGAAGTGGTCTTGCCCGACGGGCGGATCTGGCGCGGCCTGCGGGGCTTGCGCAAGGACAATACCGGGTACGACCTGCGCGATCTTTTCATCGGCTCGGAAGGCACGCTGGGGATCATCACCGCGGCGGTGCTGAAGCTGTTTCCCAAGCCGGCCGCGCGCGCGACGGCCTGGGTGGGCTGCGCCGGGCTCGAACAACTGGTGCGGCTGTTGGCCCGCGTCCGCGATGCCTGCGGCGATCGCCTGGTGGCCTTCGAAATGCTGACGGGCCCCTCGCTCCGGTTGATCCTGGACCAGGTCGCCGACGTCAGGAATCCGCTCGAAGGGCCGCACGCGTACCATGCCTTGATCGAGGTGGCCGATACCCGGGACGAAGGCCTGGCCGCCCTGCTCGAACGCAGCCTGGCGCAGGCGGTGGGCGATGGCCTGATCGACGATGCGGCCATTGCCTCCAGCCTTTCCCACCGCCTCTCGTTCTGGAAGATCCGCGAGGGAATATCGCAGGCCCAGGTCAGGGCGGGGAAGGCGGTCAAGCACGACATCGCGCTGCCCGTCTCGGTGCTGCCGCGTTTCGTGGAAGCGGCCGAGACGGCGGTGCGGGGCGTCATGCCGCATGCCCACATCGTCAATTTCGGACACCTGGGCGACGGCAACCTGCATTTCAACGTGCTGCTGCCGAAGAACGCGAGCGCGGGCAAGGTGGCCGAGGCCAATGCGCTGTTGAACCGCGTCGTCCACGACCTGGTGGTCGAGAACGGCGGCAGCATCAGCGCCGAGCACGGCATCGGCCAACTGCGCCGCGACGAGCTGCGGCACTACAAGTCGGCCGTCGAGTTCGACCTCATGATGACCTTGAAGCAGGCGATCGACCGCAACCAGATCATGAATCCGGGCAAGCTGATCTGACGCCGGCGTCGCCCGCATGCGCCTTGAGCCAGTTGGCCTCGCCGCCTGCCTCCAGGATCTCCAGGGCCGCGCCCGCGAGCGGGGCCACGGACAATCGTCCGCCCGTGGTCAGGTTCGCCACTTCCCCGGTGCGGAAATCGACTTCCAGTTCGTCTCCCTGGCTGGCGAAGGCCCGTATGCCGGTGGCGAAGGGCAGCACCCGCAGGCCCACGGACACCGACAGGCGGTAGAAGCTGCGCGCCATCGATTCGCTCAGGACGGCGAGGCCCAGCGCGGCCAGCGCGATCGGCCCCTGGATGTGCATCGGTCCGCGCCCGAAACGTTCGCCGGCGATCACGAAATCGCCTGGGCGCGCCTTGCCGGCGAACGCCGGGTCCAGGCCGCACATCGCCAGCGGCGCGAGCCGCTCGGGCTCGTACACCACCTGCCGGGTCATTTCGATGTCCATGATCTGGCCGTCGTTGAGCACGTCGTCGCCGAATACCCAGGCGCGGCCCCGTTGTTTCATGTCCTTGATGTCGGCCATCGGCTCATTTCCCCGTATCCAATGCCGCCGGATTCGCGATCGCGCCGGCGACGGCCGACGCGGCCACCACGGCCGCGTTGGCGATGTAGACGGCGGACTGCATGCTGCCGAGCCGGCCCGCGTCGTTGCGGGTGGCCGTGCAGATGGACGTGTCGCCGTCGCCCAGCGGCGTGTAGGCGCCATAGCAGGGCCCGCACACGCCCGCCGCCATTTCCGCGCCGGCCTGCGCGATGTCGGCGACCAGTCCTTCGCGCAGCGCCTGCTGATAGATGGCCTGTGTCGCCGGAATGACCGTCAGGCGGGCGGTCCGCGCGACGCGCCGGCCGCGCAGGACGCGGGCGGCGGCGCGCAGGTCCTCCATCTTGCCGCCGATGCACGAGCCGATGAAGGCGGACGTGATGGGCGTGCCCAGCGCCTGCGTCAGCGGCACGCAGTTCTGCGGATCGGGTGGCAGGCAGACCTGCGGCTCGATGCCGCCGACGTCCCATGCCAGACGGCGTTCGAACACGGCGTCGTCGTCGCTGCGCCAGGGCGTGGACTCGTCCGGACAGATGGCGGTCTTGACGCCGATGTCGACTACGGCATTGCACAGGGTGTGCCGCTCGTCCTGGCTGGCATGGCGGATGTAGGGCCCGCAGAATTCGATGCACTTGTAGTCGCCGGCGTCCGCCCCGATGCGCGCGGCGATCCATTGCGCGATGTCGCGGCTCATCACGCCCTCGGCCGGCGTGCCGTGGAGGTCGACCCGGATGGTGCGCGGCACGCGCAGCCAGACCTTGCCGGTGGCCAGGGCCAGCGTGACGCTCATGCCCAGCGCGATGCCGATGGCGCCGTCGCACCCCAATGCCGGCGCCCGCGTGTCGGCCGCCACGACCAGCATGCCGGCGCCGAGTGCGCCGGTCTCCAGCGGCAGGTTGTGGCTGATGCCCTGCCGGCCGGTGTCGAAGAACCAGCGCACGCCCTGCGCCTTCGTGTCCGCGCGCATGAAGGCCTGCGCCTCCAGGTGGCCGGGCGCGGAGGAGTGCGTGGTGTGGTCGATGGTGACGAGCATTTTCCCGGGCGCCGCCAGGTTCGCATAGCCCAGCGACGCGATCAGCTTCCGGTGCCGGTGGTAGTTCAGGTCGTGCGCCGCGATGATGTCCGGCTCGGCCCAGACGACGTCGTCGGCGCGCACCCGCGGCAGCTTGGCGGCGCGCGCGAGGATTTTCTCGACGGCCGTATGACCTTGCGCGATCATGCGGCACCCGCCGGGACAGCCGCCAGGGCCTTCGCGACGTGGCCGGAGAAGGCCTCGTCGATGGCGTTGGCTTCCTCCAGGCCCAGCAAGGCCGCGATCTGCGGCAGGGACCACATCGAGGACGCCGCGGCCTCGGCGCCGCCGGTCTCGCGCAATTGCCGCAGGTAGTGCTCGTGCGTGTACGCCTGGGCCTGGAGCAGCGAGACGGGATAGAGCACCAGCGGATAGCCGAGCTGCTTCAGGCGGCGCGCCGGCACGGTGGGGCGCAGGCCCTCCACCATCAGCACGATGGTCGGCTTCCTCAGGCTGGACGTGACGCGCCGCATGTCTTCCTCGGACGACACCGACATCAGCATCGTCGCGTCCGCGCCCGCGTCCTCGTAGGCCCGCAGCCGGGCGATCGACGCATCCAGTCCTTCCACTGCCAGCGCATCGGTGCGCGCGATGATCATGAAGTCGCGATCGCGGCGCGCGGCGAGGGCGGTCTGGACACGCGCCGTCATCTCCGCTACCGGCACCAGCTTCTTGCCCGACATCGCCGCGCATTTCTTGGGGAAAGGCTGGTCCTCCAGGTGGATGGCCGCCGCGCCCGCCGCTTCGAAGGCGCGCGTCGCGTGCGCCACGTTGACCGCGCCGCCGTAGCCCGAATCGGCGTCGGCGATCAGGGGCAGGCCGCTGGCGCGGGTGATGACGCGCACCCGGTCGACCATGGCGTCGACGCTGATGACGCCCACGTCGGGCTCTCCCAGCGTGGCCGCCACGCACAGGCCCGACATATAGGCCACGCGGAAGCCCGCCTGCTCGACGAGCCGGGCGGAAATCCCGTCATAGCAGCCGGGGGCGATGAGGGCGCCGGCGCTGTCCTCGCGCAACAGTTCCCGCAAGCGGGCGCCGGGGTGTAGGGTCGTCATGATGATTCCTTATTGATCGATATTCGGAAGCCGGCCCGCGTCCGGGGCTCGACGCTAGTTCGCCGTGGCGCCGCTGGTCTTGACCAGTTCGCCCCAGCGCTGCGTTTCGGCGTGCACGAACCGCTCATAGGCGTCCCGGTCGATATAGGTGGCGGGCGTGTATCCGGCCGACCGCACGCGTTCCTGATAGTCCTTGGACGCCAGCAGCGTTTTCAGGCTGGCGCTGAGCACGTCCAGGACCGGGACGGGCGTGCCCTTGGGCGCGAACAGTCCATACCATCCCTGGATCACCATGTCGGGCTCGCCCAGCTCCTTCACGGTCGGGATGTCGGGATAGCCGGGCACGCGCTGGTCGGCGGTCAGCGCGAGCGCGCGGATCTTGCCGGACTTGATGAAGGGGCCGGCCGTGCTCAGCGTGTCGAAGATGACCTGCACCTGGCCGCCCACCAGGTCCTGGATCATCGGCGCGCTGCCCTTGTACGGCACATGCGTCAGCTTGACGTGGTTGCGGGTGTTGAACAGCTCGCCGACCAGGTGTCCGCCGCTGCCCACGCCGGCGCTGCCGAAACTCATCTTGTCGGGGTGCGCGCGGGCATAGTCGGCCAGTTCCGCCAGGCTGTGGACCGGCACGCTGCTGTTCACGGCGATGACGAAGGGGTACGTCGCCAGGTTGCCGATGGGGATCAGGTCTTGCTCCGGGTTGTACGGCATCGCCTTGTACAGGCTGGGATTGATCGCCTGCGTGCCGACGTAGGAGGCCAGCAGCGTGTATCCGTCCGCCGGCGCCCGCGCCACCTGCGCCGCGCCGATGTTCCCGTTCGCGCCGGAGATGTTCTCCACGATCACGGTCTGGCCGGTGTGCTCGGACCAGTGCATCGCGTATTGCCGAGCCAGGAAATCCGTGCCGCCGCCGGCCGGCGCCGGCGCGATCAGCCGCACGGGCTTGGATGGATAGACTTCCGCCTGGACGGAAGGCGCGATCAGCAGCGCCGCCAACAGGGCCCAAGAGGGGGCGATACATCGCCATTTGTTTTGCATCGTTGTCTCCAGTTTTATATTTGGCTGTTCCTGCCTCGGCGCCCGGCGGCGGGGCGGGCAGGCGGTTCGTATTCTTGTCGGCCGGTTCGCCGGCCGGAAGACAAGCTGTCCATTTACCGGACAGCCGGGGCCGGCCTGGCTGCGGCGAGCGTCGCGGCGAAGCCGTTCGAGAGGAGGCGGCGGTCGCTGCCCGCCACCAGGATGCGGCAACCGGCGCGGACATAGTGTTCGCGGGATACTCGCATGGCCTCGGGGCCGGCGTCGAACAACAGGCCCACCACGTCGACGCCGGCGCGGTGCACGCGTTCGATCATGCCGTCGAGCACGCGTTCGACTTCCGGGTCGCGCCGATCGCCGTCCTTGCCCATCGACACGGCCAGGTCGAACGCGCCCAGGACGATGGCGTCGACGCCGGGGACGGCGAGGATCTCGTCGAGATTGCGCAGGCCTTCCATCGTTTCCACCAGCAGCCAGACGGTCGTGTTCTCGTTGGCCCAGCGCGCATACGCCGGCCAGTCCAGCGTCTGGTGGCCGGTGGCGCGGATCAGGGGACAGGCGCCGCGGCGTCCCGGCTCGTAGCCGGCGGTCCGGTATTTGGCCGCCCCCACCGCCTGCCGGGCGGCCTCGGCGGTCGATACCTGGGGCACGATGATGCCCATGGCGCCCGCGTCCAGCACCCGCGCGATCTCGGCCGGTTGTCCGCAGGGCACGCGGACGATGGGCGTGAGGCCGGTGGCCTCCGCCGCGCGGATCATGTCGACCACGGTATCGAGTTCGAACGAGCCGTGCTCCCAGTCTATCCAGACGTAGTCGTAGCCGGCGTGTCCCGCCGCCTCGACGATCTCGGCGCAGCGCATCTGCACGAAGGCGCCGACGGGCACGCGGTCCTGGTGCAAGGCTTCCAGGACATTGTTTTTCCGCTCT
This genomic interval from Bordetella genomosp. 10 contains the following:
- a CDS encoding aspartate/glutamate racemase family protein encodes the protein MSKTLYVINPNSNTDVTAGIDAALDPLRSADAPRIECVTLAEGPRGIQTQDDVDRAAVLVRRFAEEHRQQAAGFVTACFSDPGLHSIREIPDVLSLGISECGVLTAMTMGLRLGVIAILDISIPRHLRTWAAMGVQDRVVGELAIGRTVAELADSEATLEAMIRTGKALRDTHRADVLVMGCAGMAPYRQRLQDAVGLPVVEPTQAAVSMALGRLRLGW
- a CDS encoding aconitase family protein; this encodes MIAQGHTAVEKILARAAKLPRVRADDVVWAEPDIIAAHDLNYHRHRKLIASLGYANLAAPGKMLVTIDHTTHSSAPGHLEAQAFMRADTKAQGVRWFFDTGRQGISHNLPLETGALGAGMLVVAADTRAPALGCDGAIGIALGMSVTLALATGKVWLRVPRTIRVDLHGTPAEGVMSRDIAQWIAARIGADAGDYKCIEFCGPYIRHASQDERHTLCNAVVDIGVKTAICPDESTPWRSDDDAVFERRLAWDVGGIEPQVCLPPDPQNCVPLTQALGTPITSAFIGSCIGGKMEDLRAAARVLRGRRVARTARLTVIPATQAIYQQALREGLVADIAQAGAEMAAGVCGPCYGAYTPLGDGDTSICTATRNDAGRLGSMQSAVYIANAAVVAASAVAGAIANPAALDTGK
- a CDS encoding Bug family tripartite tricarboxylate transporter substrate binding protein; translation: MQNKWRCIAPSWALLAALLIAPSVQAEVYPSKPVRLIAPAPAGGGTDFLARQYAMHWSEHTGQTVIVENISGANGNIGAAQVARAPADGYTLLASYVGTQAINPSLYKAMPYNPEQDLIPIGNLATYPFVIAVNSSVPVHSLAELADYARAHPDKMSFGSAGVGSGGHLVGELFNTRNHVKLTHVPYKGSAPMIQDLVGGQVQVIFDTLSTAGPFIKSGKIRALALTADQRVPGYPDIPTVKELGEPDMVIQGWYGLFAPKGTPVPVLDVLSASLKTLLASKDYQERVRSAGYTPATYIDRDAYERFVHAETQRWGELVKTSGATAN
- a CDS encoding HpcH/HpaI aldolase family protein, whose amino-acid sequence is MIERKNNVLEALHQDRVPVGAFVQMRCAEIVEAAGHAGYDYVWIDWEHGSFELDTVVDMIRAAEATGLTPIVRVPCGQPAEIARVLDAGAMGIIVPQVSTAEAARQAVGAAKYRTAGYEPGRRGACPLIRATGHQTLDWPAYARWANENTTVWLLVETMEGLRNLDEILAVPGVDAIVLGAFDLAVSMGKDGDRRDPEVERVLDGMIERVHRAGVDVVGLLFDAGPEAMRVSREHYVRAGCRILVAGSDRRLLSNGFAATLAAARPAPAVR
- a CDS encoding isocitrate lyase/PEP mutase family protein; the encoded protein is MTTLHPGARLRELLREDSAGALIAPGCYDGISARLVEQAGFRVAYMSGLCVAATLGEPDVGVISVDAMVDRVRVITRASGLPLIADADSGYGGAVNVAHATRAFEAAGAAAIHLEDQPFPKKCAAMSGKKLVPVAEMTARVQTALAARRDRDFMIIARTDALAVEGLDASIARLRAYEDAGADATMLMSVSSEEDMRRVTSSLRKPTIVLMVEGLRPTVPARRLKQLGYPLVLYPVSLLQAQAYTHEHYLRQLRETGGAEAAASSMWSLPQIAALLGLEEANAIDEAFSGHVAKALAAVPAGAA
- a CDS encoding FAD-binding oxidoreductase, with the protein product MTSATPAVRPRFEDKLRAIVGEAGLVTAGDEREPYEIDWLRKWRGRGSVVVRPGTTEEVAQVMRLCNEARIPVVPQGGNTGMSGGATPDDSGAQVILSTTRLRAVREVDPLNNTITVEAGVPLARVQEEADGVNRFFPLSLGSEGSCTIGGNLATNAGGIAVLKYGNTRDLALGLEVVLPDGRIWRGLRGLRKDNTGYDLRDLFIGSEGTLGIITAAVLKLFPKPAARATAWVGCAGLEQLVRLLARVRDACGDRLVAFEMLTGPSLRLILDQVADVRNPLEGPHAYHALIEVADTRDEGLAALLERSLAQAVGDGLIDDAAIASSLSHRLSFWKIREGISQAQVRAGKAVKHDIALPVSVLPRFVEAAETAVRGVMPHAHIVNFGHLGDGNLHFNVLLPKNASAGKVAEANALLNRVVHDLVVENGGSISAEHGIGQLRRDELRHYKSAVEFDLMMTLKQAIDRNQIMNPGKLI
- a CDS encoding dihydrodipicolinate synthase family protein — translated: MSNGKHRLDEKASGVYIIAATPFGDDGELDLYSVDSLTDFYLEKGVTGFTILGMMGEAPKLSEAETTTVMERILKRVNGRAPVVVGVSHSSNRHVHRLSNEAMSLGAAGVMVAPAPNLKTDEQVHGYYAAIADLLGKDIPICLQDFPQATAVHTSVSVIHRLIDEFPQIVMLKHEDFPGMRKLSRIRKESEEEGRRRISILVGNGGLFLPQEMLRGADGAMTGFAYPEMLVQVCKLFADGKPEEAENLFNIYLPLLRHEFQYGIGLALRKETLRRRGAIRSAFVRKPGPVLDATDQAELTRLIARQDAALT